One window of the Zea mays cultivar B73 chromosome 3, Zm-B73-REFERENCE-NAM-5.0, whole genome shotgun sequence genome contains the following:
- the LOC103651123 gene encoding homeobox-leucine zipper protein TF1, producing the protein MKRDESSGGEPSFIEPTSGMDDPTLMGSLGGIDGPSLMEPFGRVGGGTSSQTSDIPENGSSNQSVEAHANNGKRESPGDGAARINEVNSSTAVKKKKKRSDRQQQDGPQPKKLLHRVTSQQLEILEGFFSICAHPDDSQRKQLSESTGLSVHQVKFWFQNKRTHVKHLSGREENYRLKVENEMLKEENNRLIRQAQSNAPAPAPAPCPRCINDAGHLLLEKEVERLKALNQMLQQELQLQGTEGETPVAVDPASGAFHPDPEPSLENVFAAQHDGQMLAKLAENAAQELLVLADPESPLWLPVPGGSFETLNMIAYAQTFPGQMSVDAIALKTEATRASGVVMLDPKSLVEFLMDAESYGTMFPGLVSGAATDKVYNWPTSREESYDGAVQMMTVELAFPSPLVAARKCTFVRCCKKLEQGAFAVVDVSLDDGARCRKMPSGMLIQPIRYNSCKVSAIDHVRVDDTSIHDIFHPCLSGVLFGARRWVTSMARQCARIRDVFHVTNCTLNVTSRGRKTIMKLADNLLADYTSSVAAFPDDAWTVQCGVGTEQDIKIMYKRQSEGSSSSSNTAVVCACASFLLPLRMRKAFDLLKNNLLRAKWDVLVNGGSVKEEVRVANGVGSDDAVSILHVKHGHGANRDTMMILQNSSYDASGSFMVYSSLDKQLVETITNPGDSQAMSSINLFPAGFSLVPLTNPDPAPQEGSGSIAQPGATVMTAGFQILMKMARGTGLCPRSVSSAVKIMSDNITNIKDALLKSHPVFYKSIQSVD; encoded by the exons AGTGACATACCTGAAAATGGGTCAAGCAACCAGTCTGTGGAAGCACATGCAAACAATGGTAAACGAGAAAGCCCCGGTGATGGTGCCGCTAGAATCAATGAGGTAAATTCGAGCACCGCtgtcaaaaagaagaagaaacgcAGTGACCGCCAGCAGCAGGATGGCCCACAGCCAAAGAAGTTGCTACACAGGGTCACCAGCCAGCAGTTAGAAATACTCGAAGG TTTCTTCAGCATATGCGCACACCCTGACGACAGCCAAAGGAAGCAGCTGAGTGAGTCGACGGGTCTTTCGGTACATCAAGTGAAGTTTTGGTTCCAGAATAAAAGGACCCATGTAAAG CATCTGAGTGGAAGAGAAGAGAACTACAGGTTGAAAGTGGAGAATGAAATGCTGAAGGAGGAAAACAATAGGCTTATTAGGCAGGCACAGAGCAATGCTCCTGCTCCTGCCCCTGCTCCCTGTCCCAGATGCATTAATGACGCGGGGCACCTCCTGCTCGAGAAAGAAGTTGAACGGCTCAAGGCGCTTAACCAGATGCTGCAGCAAGAGTTGCAG CTACAAGGCACGGAAGGTGAAACACCTGTGGCTGTGGACCCAGCTTCCGGCGCTTTCCATCCTGATCCTGAGCCCTCGTTGGAGAACGTCTTCGCGGCGCAACACGACGGGCAAATGCtcgccaagctagccgagaacgcGGCACAGGAGCTTCTCGTCCTGGCCGACCCCGAAAGCCCTCTCTGGCTGCCTGTCCCAGGCGGCTCGTTCGAAACGCTGAACATGATCGCCTACGCCCAGACATTTCCCGGGCAGATGAGCGTAGATGCCATCGCGTTGAAGACGGAGGCTACCCGCGCCAGCGGTGTGGTCATGCTGGACCCGAAGAGCCTTGTGGAGTTCCTCATGGATGCT GAGAGCTATGGCACGATGTTCCCTGGACTCGTGTCCGGTGCAGCCACCGACAAGGTGTACAACTGGCCTACCAGTCGCGAGGAGAGCTATGATGGGGCTGTGCAGATG ATGACTGTTGAGCTGGCGTTCCCCTCGCCCCTGGTGGCGGCTCGGAAGTGCACGTTCGTGCGCTGCTGCAAGAAGCTGGAACAGGGAGCCTTTGCTGTCGTCGACGTGTCTTTGGACGACGGCGCCAGGTGCCGCAAGATGCCATCGGGGATGCTGATACAGCCCATAAGGTACAACAGCTGCAAG GTCAGCGCCATCGATCACGTTCGAGTAGATGACACTAGCATTCATGACATCTTCCATCCATGCCTGAGCGGTGTCCTCTTCGGGGCCAGGCGCTGGGTGACGAGCATGGCGCGACAGTGCGCGCGGATCAGAGATGTGTTCCATGTCACCAACTGTACCCTCAACG TCACTTCAAGGGGGAGGAAGACTATCATGAAGCTGGCAGACAATCTGCTggccgactacaccagcagcgtcGCCGCCTTCCCTGACGACGCCTGGACCGTCCAGTGCGGTGTGGGCACGGAACAGGACATCAAGATCATGTACAAGAGGCAAAGCgaaggcagcagcagcagcagcaacaccgCGGTCGTGTGCGCGTGCGCGTCGTTCCTGCTGCCGCTGCGCATGAGGAAAGCGTTCGACCTGCTCAAGAACAATCTGCTGCGTGCCAAG TGGGACGTACTGGTGAACGGAGGCTCCGTGAAGGAGGAGGTTCGTGTCGCCAATGGTGTCGGAAGCGACGACGCTGTCTCCATCCTGCATGTCAAG CATGGCCACGGGGCAAACAGGGACACCATGATGATCCTGCAGAACAGCAGCTACGACGCGTCCGGGTCGTTCATGGTCTACTCCTCTCTCGACAAGCAGCTGGTGGAGACAATTACGAACCCGGGTGACAGCCAGGCGATGAGCAGCATCAACCTCTTCCCCGCCGGCTTCTCCCTCGTCCCCCTCACCAACCCGGACCCGGCGCCGCAAGAGGGCTCCGGCAGCATCGCACAGCCTGGGGCGACCGTGATGACTGCCGGGTTCCAGATTCTGATGAAGATGGCCCGTGGGACCGGCCTTTGCCCTCGCTCGGTGTCGTCCGCGGTCAAGATCATGTCAGACAACATCACCAACATCAAAGACGCTCTGTTGAAAAGCCACCCTGTTTTCTACAAGAGCATTCAGTCTGTCGACTGA